In the genome of Polaribacter sp. MED152, one region contains:
- a CDS encoding anhydro-N-acetylmuramic acid kinase: MMNNDVFSIGVMSGTSLDGIDLVYVKFDTTNYQNFKILHAETIAYSTEWKQLLQNAIHNSKKEITQFDVMYGKFLGQTIKNFISNHKIDQLDFIASHGHTILHEPDKGITLQIGDGKEIAKITNTKVVYDFRTQDVKLGGQGAPLVPVGDELLFSEYDFCLNLGGFSNISFQQNQQRIAFDICPVNIVLNHYVNKLDLAYDDQGNIAASGKLNHELLEQLNGLEFYNKQPPKSLGLEWVQEKVYPLIDKMEQDVPVILNTFVEHIAIQISKVIFNNDSVLVTGGGAFNTYLMQRIQFYASNQIDLVSEELINFKEALVFSFLGLLKLSDEVNCLQSVTGASKNHSSGVVILP; the protein is encoded by the coding sequence ATGATGAATAATGATGTTTTTTCAATAGGAGTAATGTCTGGCACCTCTTTAGATGGTATAGATTTGGTGTATGTAAAATTTGATACCACTAATTATCAAAATTTTAAGATTTTACATGCAGAAACGATTGCTTATTCTACAGAATGGAAACAGCTATTACAAAATGCAATTCATAATTCTAAAAAGGAAATAACACAGTTTGATGTGATGTATGGAAAGTTCTTAGGGCAAACCATAAAAAACTTCATCAGCAATCATAAAATTGATCAGTTAGATTTTATTGCCTCTCATGGACATACCATTTTACATGAACCAGATAAAGGAATCACTTTACAAATAGGTGATGGAAAAGAAATTGCTAAAATTACCAATACTAAAGTTGTTTATGATTTTAGAACCCAAGATGTAAAATTGGGTGGGCAAGGAGCACCTTTAGTACCTGTTGGAGATGAATTGCTTTTTTCTGAATATGATTTTTGTTTGAATCTTGGTGGATTTTCGAACATATCCTTTCAACAAAATCAACAAAGAATTGCTTTTGATATTTGCCCAGTGAACATTGTTCTGAATCATTATGTAAATAAATTGGACTTGGCTTATGATGATCAAGGTAACATTGCTGCAAGTGGGAAATTAAATCACGAACTTTTAGAGCAATTAAATGGCTTAGAATTTTATAATAAACAGCCTCCAAAATCTTTAGGTTTGGAATGGGTGCAAGAAAAAGTATATCCGTTAATCGATAAAATGGAACAAGATGTACCAGTTATTCTAAACACTTTTGTAGAACATATTGCGATACAAATAAGCAAAGTAATTTTTAATAACGACTCAGTTTTGGTTACTGGTGGAGGTGCTTTTAATACTTATTTGATGCAAAGAATTCAGTTTTATGCTTCAAATCAAATAGATTTGGTAAGCGAAGAACTAATTAATTTTAAAGAAGCATTGGTGTTTTCTTTTCTAGGATTGTTAAAATTAAGTGATGAAGTGAATTGCTTACAATCAGTAACTGGGGCTAGCAAAAATCATTCTTCTGGAGTGGTAATTTTACCATAG
- a CDS encoding acyl-CoA dehydrogenase, whose translation MDFSLTEEHLMIRDAARDFAQTELLPGVIERDNKQEFPQELVRKMGDLGFMGIMVDPKYGGSGMDTISYVLVMEELSKIDASASVMVSVNNSLVCYGLEAYGTEEQKQKYLTKLATGEQIGAFCLSEPEAGSDATSQATTAIDKGDHYVINGTKNWITNGGRSDVYLVIAQTDREKGHRGINAFIVERGMEGFDIGPKEDKLGIRGSDTHTLQFNDVKVPKENRIGEDGFGFKFAMKTLSGGRIGIAAQALGIASGAYELALKYSKERKAFGTEICNHQAIAFKLADMYTEIEAARMLVMKAAWQKDRKENYDMASAMAKLYASKVAMEQTVEAVQIHGGNGFVKEYHVERLMRDAKITQIYEGTSEIQKIVISRGVIKG comes from the coding sequence ATGGATTTTAGTTTAACAGAAGAACATTTAATGATTCGTGATGCTGCAAGAGATTTTGCACAAACTGAATTGTTACCTGGTGTTATTGAGAGAGATAACAAACAAGAATTTCCACAAGAGCTAGTTCGCAAAATGGGCGATTTAGGTTTTATGGGAATTATGGTTGATCCTAAATATGGAGGAAGTGGAATGGACACTATTTCTTACGTTTTAGTAATGGAGGAATTATCTAAAATTGATGCTTCTGCTTCAGTAATGGTTTCTGTAAACAACTCATTAGTATGTTATGGTTTAGAGGCTTATGGTACAGAAGAACAAAAACAAAAATACTTAACCAAATTAGCTACAGGAGAGCAAATTGGTGCTTTTTGTTTATCTGAGCCAGAAGCAGGTTCAGATGCAACTTCTCAAGCAACTACTGCTATAGATAAAGGCGATCATTATGTAATTAATGGTACTAAAAACTGGATTACAAATGGTGGTAGATCTGACGTATATTTAGTTATTGCACAAACTGATAGAGAAAAAGGACATAGAGGAATTAATGCTTTTATTGTAGAAAGAGGCATGGAAGGTTTTGATATTGGACCTAAAGAAGATAAATTAGGTATTCGTGGTTCAGACACACATACATTACAATTTAATGATGTAAAAGTGCCAAAAGAAAACAGAATTGGCGAAGATGGATTTGGTTTTAAATTCGCAATGAAAACACTTTCTGGTGGTAGAATTGGTATTGCTGCTCAAGCTTTAGGTATTGCTTCTGGTGCTTATGAATTGGCTTTAAAATATTCTAAAGAACGTAAAGCATTTGGTACAGAAATCTGTAACCACCAAGCCATTGCATTTAAATTAGCAGACATGTATACAGAAATAGAAGCTGCAAGAATGTTAGTTATGAAAGCTGCTTGGCAAAAAGATCGTAAAGAAAATTACGACATGGCTTCTGCTATGGCTAAATTATACGCATCTAAAGTAGCTATGGAACAAACTGTAGAAGCTGTTCAAATTCATGGAGGTAATGGTTTCGTAAAAGAATACCATGTAGAACGTTTAATGCGTGATGCAAAAATTACTCAAATTTATGAAGGAACTTCAGAGATTCAGAAAATAGTAATTTCTAGAGGTGTAATAAAAGGTTAA
- a CDS encoding Glu/Leu/Phe/Val dehydrogenase dimerization domain-containing protein, with protein sequence MKELLKKYENKEPEIIFNWKDSETEAEGWTVINSLRGGAAGGGTRMRKGLDMNEVLSLAKTMEVKFTVSGPAIGGAKSGINFDPLDIRKKGVLERWYKAVAPLLKSYYGTGGDLNVDEIHEVIPITEESGVWHPQEGVFNGHFKPTEADKINRIGQLRLGVIKVIESESLSPDISKKYTVADMITGFGVAEAVRHYYDIYGGSVKGKRAVVQGFGNVGSAAAYYLAEMGAKVVGIIDRDGGVINEDGFSFEEIKNYFLNKDGNTLVADNMIPFHEINEKIWSLPCEIFAPCAASRLIKQEQINQMIETGLEVVSCGANVPFADKEIFFGSIMENTDKQVSLIPDFISNCGMARVFAYFMERRVEMTDEAIFNDTSETIKRALEKTFEKSPYKTKISETAFEIALEQLI encoded by the coding sequence ATGAAAGAATTATTAAAAAAATACGAGAATAAAGAACCAGAAATTATCTTTAATTGGAAAGATTCTGAAACTGAAGCAGAAGGTTGGACAGTAATAAACTCACTTAGAGGAGGTGCAGCTGGTGGAGGTACAAGAATGCGTAAAGGTTTAGATATGAATGAGGTACTATCTTTGGCAAAAACCATGGAAGTTAAATTCACAGTTTCTGGTCCTGCAATTGGTGGTGCTAAATCTGGTATTAATTTCGATCCTTTAGATATTAGAAAAAAAGGTGTTTTAGAACGCTGGTATAAAGCTGTAGCTCCTTTGTTAAAAAGTTATTATGGTACAGGAGGAGATTTAAATGTAGATGAAATTCATGAAGTAATACCTATTACTGAAGAAAGTGGAGTTTGGCATCCTCAGGAAGGCGTTTTTAATGGCCATTTTAAACCTACAGAAGCAGATAAAATTAATAGAATTGGTCAGTTAAGATTAGGTGTTATTAAGGTGATTGAAAGCGAAAGTTTATCACCAGACATTAGCAAAAAGTACACAGTTGCAGATATGATTACTGGTTTTGGTGTCGCAGAAGCTGTACGTCATTACTATGATATTTATGGTGGTTCTGTAAAAGGCAAAAGAGCAGTAGTACAAGGTTTTGGGAATGTTGGTTCTGCAGCAGCTTATTATTTGGCTGAAATGGGTGCCAAGGTTGTTGGAATTATAGATAGAGATGGAGGAGTAATCAATGAAGATGGTTTTTCTTTTGAAGAAATTAAAAACTATTTCCTAAACAAAGATGGTAACACACTTGTGGCAGATAACATGATTCCATTTCATGAAATTAACGAAAAAATTTGGAGCTTACCTTGTGAAATCTTTGCACCATGTGCAGCCTCAAGATTAATCAAGCAAGAGCAAATCAACCAAATGATTGAAACAGGTTTAGAGGTAGTTTCTTGTGGTGCTAATGTACCATTTGCAGATAAAGAAATTTTCTTTGGTTCAATCATGGAGAATACAGACAAACAAGTAAGTTTAATTCCAGATTTTATTAGTAATTGTGGAATGGCTAGAGTGTTTGCCTATTTTATGGAAAGAAGAGTAGAAATGACAGACGAAGCTATTTTTAATGATACTTCAGAAACCATTAAAAGAGCTTTAGAAAAAACATTTGAAAAAAGCCCTTATAAAACAAAAATTAGTGAAACAGCGTTTGAAATTGCGCTAGAACAATTGATATAA
- a CDS encoding tRNA pseudouridine synthase A, with translation MKYSKSYLISLGFLGFRFSGWQKQTNAKTLHDIVDKSLSFVLKDVDYKTIGAGRTDAKVSANRYLFQLFTNEVLQQDVFLNELNSNLPADFKAYTVSEVATKFNIINAPKIKEYHYYFSFGAVNHPFAAPFIVNEESELNIKLMKKGASLFEGEHYFHKYCTKPSAKTEFKRTIESCSIIENSILTASFFPQKSYVLKVRGKGFLRYQIRLMMATLFELGKGNLSLQYIEDSLKEDNDRQFLRTIAPGSGLQLYTIDLEL, from the coding sequence ATGAAATATTCAAAAAGTTACTTAATTTCTTTAGGATTTCTCGGTTTTAGGTTTTCTGGTTGGCAAAAGCAGACAAATGCTAAAACTTTACATGATATTGTAGATAAAAGTCTCTCTTTTGTGTTAAAAGATGTTGATTACAAAACAATTGGGGCAGGAAGAACAGATGCAAAAGTATCTGCTAATAGGTATTTATTTCAGTTGTTTACCAATGAAGTTTTACAACAAGATGTATTTCTGAACGAGTTAAACTCCAATCTCCCAGCAGATTTTAAAGCGTATACTGTTTCAGAAGTTGCCACAAAGTTTAATATTATTAATGCTCCAAAAATTAAAGAATACCATTATTACTTCTCATTTGGAGCTGTAAATCATCCTTTTGCAGCGCCTTTTATAGTAAATGAAGAGAGTGAACTGAATATAAAATTGATGAAAAAAGGAGCGAGTCTTTTCGAAGGTGAACACTATTTTCATAAGTATTGTACTAAGCCTTCTGCGAAAACAGAATTTAAAAGAACTATTGAAAGTTGTTCAATTATAGAGAATAGCATTCTTACTGCTAGTTTTTTTCCTCAAAAATCCTACGTTCTAAAAGTAAGAGGAAAAGGTTTTTTAAGATATCAAATACGTTTGATGATGGCAACATTATTTGAATTAGGAAAAGGAAATTTGTCTTTACAATATATAGAAGACTCTTTAAAAGAAGATAATGATAGGCAATTTTTAAGAACTATTGCACCTGGCTCTGGTTTACAACTCTATACTATTGATTTAGAACTCTAG